A part of Sus scrofa isolate TJ Tabasco breed Duroc chromosome 15, Sscrofa11.1, whole genome shotgun sequence genomic DNA contains:
- the LSM1 gene encoding U6 snRNA-associated Sm-like protein LSm1, with translation MNYMPGTASLIEDIDKKHLVLLRDGRTLIGFLRSIDQFANLVLHQTVERIHVGKKYGDIPRGIFVVRGENVVLLGEIDLEKESDTPLQQVSIEEILEEQRVEQQARLEAEKLKVQALKDRGLSIPRADTLDEY, from the exons ATGAACTATATGCCCGGCACCGCTAGCCTCATCGAGGACATCGACA aaAAGCACTTGGTTCTGCTTCGAGATGGAAGGACACTTATAGGCTTTTTAAGAAGCATTGATCAATTTG CTAACTTAGTGCTACATCAGACTGTGGAGCGTATTCATGTGGGCAAAAAATACGGTGATATTCCTCGAGGGATTTTTGTGGTCAGAGGAGAAAATGTGGTCCTACTAGGAGAAATA GACTTAGAAAAGGAGAGTGATACACCCCTCCAGCAAGTGTCTATTGAAGAGATCCTGGAAGAACAGAGGGTGGAGCAGCAGGCCAGGCTGGAAGCCGAGAAGCTGAAGGTCCAGGCCCTTAAGGACCGAGGCCTCTCCATCCCCCGAGCAGATACTCTGGATGAGTATTAA